In Spinacia oleracea cultivar Varoflay chromosome 5, BTI_SOV_V1, whole genome shotgun sequence, a single window of DNA contains:
- the LOC110798446 gene encoding uncharacterized protein, translating to MDRSWISTKIPSDPEYQAGVREFIKFAVKNGGGRSKLRCPCIMCHNFLHKRPGEILNHLSKWEFDKTYTCWIWHGECRDETTVGNSEANVCEGHNTNEGDRLEEMLHQVEEAFDEDPFTFESLLNDSEKPLYEGCTKYTRLSAIIRLYNVKASQGLTDIDFNLILEVFKDMLPDDNVLPSRTYEAKKTLSLMGLPYEKIHACPNDCMLYRNQNESLESCSVCNASRYKKEEGRVPAKVLWYFPIIPRFKRLFSNARDAEKLTWHFDSREDDGFLRHPADSPQWRFIDGKFPEFAKEKRNLRLALSTDGFNPFGSLSSTYSTWPVVLITYNLSPTLCMKRRYMMLSLLISGPRQPGNDIDVYLAPLIDDLKMLWETGVEVFDAYRNEKFNLKAMLFCTIQDFPAYGNLSGYTVKGKAACPLCMEQFPGHWLNGSGKHVFDSHRVFLPCDHHYRYMKKAFNGKQEFGERPKIMSGVEVFEKIKDIQITFGKKHQNFLSKQGFKKCSKLWSLPYWRFLFVRHSLDVMHIEKNVCDSLIGTLLNIPGKTKDGPKSRADLETLGIRQELHVVEKESGRKYLPPAAYTLSRKEKIELCESLAGVKVPQGYSSNIRSLVNMDTLKLVGLKSHDCHVLMQQLLPVAIRSILPKNVRHAIIRLCLFFNAIYSKVIDPKDLKALEEDIIIILCQLEMYFPPSFFDIMVHLTVHLVREIRYCGPVYLRVQWAFERQMRTYQGYVTNAYRPEGCIAEKLFYEEVVAYVSEFMVNAMKIGLPVSRHSGRMDGHGTLGRKQLDMSYENWHKAHSYILHNEDEVAPYVERHMRHLRKYNPRANPKSLAEKQSKSFIVWFKDDGFVSLFYGYMQSYPFIIDVISPFCSGRAYRCVQVYILEEIEDGPNLYVHHDIIISAFPLYTTWLDFPLKGGKRGLILKPLRYTVLGLNNLSGIFLFGYCLLVVVDRCELGVAFFSLPSISFRTFFFPKASFSEFYRLTVLCYV from the exons ATGGATCGAAGTTGgatttcaacaaaaattccGAGTGACCCAGAATATCAAGCAGGTGTAAGGGAATTCATTAAGTTTGCTGTTAAGAATGGTGGAGGCCGCTCCAAGCTACGTTGTCCTTGTATCATGTGCCATAATTTCTTGCATAAGAGACCCGGAGAAATTCTTAATCATTTATCTAAATGGGAATTTGATAAAACATATACATGTTGGATTTGGCACGGCGAATGCAGGGACGAAACAACGGTCGGTAACTCTGAGGCTAATGTTTGTGAAGGTCATAATACGAATGAGGGAGataggttagaggaaatgcttCATCAAGTTGAGGAAGCTTTTGATGAAGACCCTTTCACATTTGAGAGCTTGCTAAATGACTCCGAAAAGCCTCTCTATGAAGGCTGCACTAAGTATACAAGGTTGTCTGCAATAATAAGGTTGTATAACGTGAAGGCGAGCCAGGGTTTGACTGATATAGACTTTAATTTGATACTGGAAGTGTTCAAAGATATGCTTCCAGATGATAATGTCCTTCCAAGTCGTACATATGAGGCAAAAAAGACATTAAGCCTTATGGGTTTACCTTATGAGAAAATTCATGCTTGCCCTAACGATTGCATGTTGTATAGAAAtcaaaatgagtcattagagaGTTGCTCAGTTTGTAATGCCTCGAGGTACAAGAAAGaggaaggacgagtccctgcTAAGGTATTATGGTATTTTCCAATAATACCGAGGTTTAAAAGGCTATTTTCTAATGCGAGAGATGCCGAGAAGTTGACATGGCATTTTGATAGTCGAGAAGATGATGGATTTCTTAGGCACCCCGCTGACTCACCACAATGGAGGTTTATTGATGGGAAATTCCCCGAGTTTGCCAAAGAAAAGCGTAATCTACGCCTTGCTTTGTCTACTGATGGGTTCAATCCATTTGGCTCCTTGAGTAGCACTTATAGTACTTGGCCTGttgttttgattacctacaactTATCTCCCACACTTTGCATGAAAAGAAGGTATATGATGTTATCATTGCTAATTTCTGGTCCAAGACAGCCTGGTAATGACATCGACGTGTATTTGGCTCCTCTGATCGACGATTTGAAGATGCTTTGGGAAACAGGTGTAGAAGTGTTTGATGCATATCGAAATGAGAAATTTAATTTGAAAGCAATGTTGTTCTGCACTATTCAAGATTTTCCGGCATATGGTAATTTGTCTGGGTATACAGTGAAAGGGAAGGCAGCATGCCCCTTATGTATGGAGCAATTTCCGGGACATTGGTTGAACGGATCAGGGAAGCATGTGTTTGATAGTCATCGTGTATTTCTGCCATGTGATCATCACTATCGTTACATGAAAAAGGCCTTCAATGGGAAACAAGAATTTGGAGAGCGTCCAAAGATCATGTCTGGTGTAGAGGTGTTTGAGAAGATAAAAGATATCCAGATCACATTTGGGAAGAAACATCAAAATTTTCTTTCTAAGCAAGGGTTTAAGAAGTGTTCAAAATTGTGGAGCTTGCCATATTGGAGATTTCTTTTCGTGAGACATTCTCTTGATGTGATGCATATTGAGAAGAATGTGTGTGATAGTCTAATTGGTACATTATTGAACATCCCTGGGAAGACTAAAGATGGCCCGAAATCTAGAGCTGACTTAGAGACACTTGGGATCAGACAGGAACTCCATGTTGTTGAGAAGGAGAGTGGTCGAAAATACTTGCCTCCTGCTGCGTATACACTGTCTAGGAAAGAGAAAATCGAGTTATGTGAGAGCTTGGCAGGAGTTAAAGTGCCACAGGGGTATTCTTCTAACATTCGTAGCCTTGTAAACATGGATACCTTGAAGCTTGTGGGCCTtaagtctcatgattgtcatGTCCTAATGCAACAATTATTACCCGTGGCTATTCGTTcaattttgcctaaaaatgttcGACATGCCATTATCagactttgtttgttttttaatGCAATTTATAGTAAAGTCATTGATCCTAAAGATTTGAAAGCTTTGGAGGAAGatattattataattttatgCCAATTAGAGATGTACTTTCCTCCATCGTTTTTCGATATCATGGTTCATTTGACGGTTCACCTAGTAAGAGAGATAAGATATTGTGGTCCTGTATATTTGAGAGTTCAATGGGCTTTTGAAAGGCAAATGAGAACGTACCAGGGATATGTTACAAATGCTTATCGGCCTGAGGGTTGTATTGCCGAAAAACTTTTCTACGAAGAAGTAGTCGCATATGTTAGTGAATTTATGGTAAATGCAATGAAGATAGGACTTCCTGTATCTCGGCATAGTGGAAGAATGGATGGTCATGGGACCCTAGGTCGTAAACAACTTGATATGTCTTATGAAAACTGGCACAAGGCACATTCATATATTCTGCATAATGAGGATGAAGTTGCACCATATGTCGAAAGACACATGAGACACTTGAGGAAGTACAATCCAAGGGCGAATCCGAAATCCTTAGCTGAAAAACAAAGCAAGTCATTCATTGTTTGGTTCAAAGAtgacgg ATTTGTCTCCCTCTTTTATGGGTATATGCAATCTTATCCTTTTATCATTGATGTCATTTCCCCTTTCTGTTCGGGGAGAGCTTATCGGTGCGTGCAG GTTTATATCTTAGAGGAAATAGAAGATGGCCCAAACTTGTATGTTCACCATGATATCATCATCTCAGCATTCCCTTTATACACTACATGGCTTGACTTTCCACTAAAGGGTGGAAAAAGAGGTTTGATACTAAAACCTTTGAGATATACAGTTCTGGGACTTAATAACTTGTCTGGAATTTTCCTTTTTGGTTACTGTTTGTTGGTTGTTGTAGATAGATGTGAACTTGGTGTGGCCTTTTTCTCCCTTCCTTCCATTTCCTTCAGAACCTTCTTTTTtcctaaagcttcattttctgaattttacagATTGACAGTACTATGTTATGTCTGA